From the genome of Clostridium sp. BNL1100, one region includes:
- a CDS encoding BtrH N-terminal domain-containing protein: MSGKNVRIEDLIQSERIFLKEYDNFCIHNNVKQVLDYYGIENSWAFIDTVIGVNMSITDNDINKLDIKYNIDTASVLDPFLSKVKSIIPITYKDEFSDWDTLKEKVEKGIPVITMVDVYYLKYLPYYLQANAIHSVILCGYSDELQEVYVVDWYEPYFYKGTLKYGDFMKARASENPKGMLVNSDFPILNKWIEIEKDGWEADCKTLLNITIDKMQKEYYSKTSISESSCDGIGVLYKLKEIINEMGQFSEAERKKLSARLHGMLFLMPKYRMFFAGYIERALQSITVENCDYEIEVIGKSVSLWNKLLKLIVKFSLLSTDALLEKIKVQFDEILENEKECMDVLDKIEHKLTDNW, translated from the coding sequence ATGTCTGGAAAAAATGTGAGAATTGAAGATCTTATACAGAGCGAGCGTATCTTCTTAAAAGAGTATGATAACTTTTGTATACATAACAATGTAAAACAAGTATTGGACTATTACGGAATTGAAAATTCATGGGCATTTATCGATACAGTAATTGGCGTGAATATGTCAATTACTGATAACGATATTAATAAACTTGACATCAAATATAATATAGATACCGCCTCTGTACTTGATCCTTTTTTGAGTAAAGTGAAATCTATTATTCCAATTACATATAAAGATGAGTTTTCTGACTGGGATACCTTAAAAGAAAAAGTTGAAAAAGGAATACCCGTTATAACAATGGTTGATGTTTATTATCTGAAATATCTGCCTTACTACCTGCAGGCAAATGCAATACACTCTGTTATTTTATGCGGGTATTCCGATGAGCTTCAGGAGGTATACGTTGTTGATTGGTATGAGCCTTACTTTTATAAGGGTACTTTGAAGTATGGGGATTTTATGAAGGCCAGAGCTTCTGAAAACCCAAAGGGAATGCTTGTAAATAGTGATTTTCCTATCTTGAATAAGTGGATAGAGATTGAAAAAGATGGTTGGGAAGCAGATTGCAAGACCTTGTTGAACATTACAATTGACAAGATGCAAAAGGAGTATTATTCAAAAACCTCTATATCTGAGAGCAGTTGTGACGGAATTGGTGTCTTGTATAAATTGAAGGAAATCATAAATGAGATGGGGCAGTTTTCGGAGGCTGAGAGGAAGAAGCTGAGTGCAAGGTTGCACGGTATGCTATTCCTGATGCCAAAGTACCGAATGTTTTTTGCAGGGTACATAGAGAGAGCTTTGCAGAGTATTACAGTAGAGAACTGTGATTATGAGATTGAAGTAATCGGAAAAAGTGTAAGTTTGTGGAATAAATTGCTTAAGCTTATTGTTAAGTTTTCCTTGCTAAGTACAGATGCTCTGCTCGAGAAGATAAAAGTGCAATTTGATGAAATTCTGGAAAATGAAAAGGAATGTATGGATGTTTTAGACAAAATCGAACACAAATTAACGGATAATTGGTAA
- a CDS encoding amino acid adenylation domain-containing protein — MSFQSITNIISQKAADIPHTVAIVCNKEGISYKDLDRKSNAFAGMLIQRGIKKESVVGIMMTRSIEMIIAMIGILKAGAAYMPIDPGCPAPRIEYMIDDSNMELLLINDGTKDGFIFDEKTINITTALAEYPRLLEDFTGPAISPEDLAYILYTSGSTGKPKGVMIEHKSVTNVVKAIPEFMGLEDGGKLLSITKIVFDIFVIESLLALAHGMEIYLANERELYNPRLLGKILLKNNINIIQMTPSTVQYFLSCDKELNYLKNIEKMIIGGEVFPKSLRDEIKKQSSATIYNAYGPTEATVYCSLSDVTDKDIVDIGKPMLNYSTFIINENGELDNKGELYIGGLGVARGYINKPELTEEHFVFLPGISSDRLYKTGDLVERLPDGSINYLYRLDYQIKISGYRIELGEIECVIMEYNNIKQAAVVVKSDNDNNQYLCAVYSTYKDISESDLKKYLKSKLPQYMIPSIFVHTEKMPVNNNGKIDRNALKVSI; from the coding sequence TTGAGTTTTCAAAGCATAACAAATATAATCTCACAAAAGGCAGCCGATATACCTCATACAGTGGCAATCGTCTGTAACAAGGAAGGTATATCCTATAAAGATTTGGACAGAAAATCAAATGCATTTGCCGGTATGCTAATTCAAAGAGGGATAAAAAAAGAATCCGTTGTTGGTATTATGATGACCAGGTCTATTGAAATGATTATTGCCATGATCGGCATACTTAAGGCAGGGGCGGCGTATATGCCTATTGATCCCGGTTGTCCTGCTCCACGCATAGAATATATGATTGATGACAGTAACATGGAATTGCTTTTAATCAATGACGGGACTAAGGACGGATTTATCTTTGATGAAAAAACAATTAATATCACCACTGCACTTGCTGAATATCCAAGATTATTGGAGGATTTTACCGGGCCCGCAATAAGTCCGGAAGATCTGGCTTATATCCTTTATACTTCAGGCTCTACCGGTAAGCCAAAGGGTGTTATGATTGAACATAAATCCGTTACAAATGTAGTCAAAGCCATACCTGAGTTTATGGGGCTGGAGGACGGAGGGAAGCTATTAAGTATTACAAAAATAGTATTTGATATATTTGTTATTGAGTCATTACTTGCATTGGCACATGGTATGGAAATTTACCTTGCAAATGAAAGAGAACTATATAATCCAAGACTCCTCGGTAAAATTTTACTTAAAAACAATATCAATATTATCCAGATGACACCATCAACAGTACAGTATTTTCTGAGCTGTGATAAAGAGCTGAATTATTTGAAAAATATTGAGAAAATGATTATCGGAGGAGAAGTATTCCCAAAGTCCCTGAGGGATGAGATAAAAAAACAATCAAGTGCCACAATCTATAATGCTTATGGCCCTACGGAAGCAACAGTGTATTGTTCCCTTTCAGACGTTACTGACAAAGATATTGTTGATATTGGTAAGCCAATGTTAAACTATTCGACATTTATAATTAATGAAAATGGAGAGTTGGATAACAAGGGTGAACTATATATCGGAGGATTGGGAGTAGCCAGAGGGTATATAAATAAGCCTGAGTTGACAGAAGAACACTTTGTTTTTCTGCCGGGAATATCTTCCGATAGATTATACAAAACTGGAGATTTAGTTGAAAGGTTGCCAGACGGTAGTATCAATTATTTATACAGGCTGGATTATCAGATTAAAATTAGCGGATATAGAATTGAACTTGGTGAAATTGAGTGTGTTATTATGGAATATAACAATATAAAGCAGGCTGCCGTTGTTGTTAAATCTGATAATGATAATAATCAGTACTTATGTGCTGTTTATTCAACATACAAAGATATATCTGAAAGTGATCTGAAAAAATATTTAAAGTCCAAATTACCTCAGTATATGATTCCGTCAATTTTTGTTCACACCGAAAAAATGCCTGTTAATAATAACGGGAAAATTGACAGAAATGCCCTTAAGGTTTCAATTTAA
- a CDS encoding acyl carrier protein: MDIRDKVIDIIVKVMNIPDLKEKAATEDNLSEVGINSIKFIEIVVELEKEFDVEFDDDELDFRSFTTITSICDYLESLD, encoded by the coding sequence ATGGATATACGGGATAAAGTTATTGATATAATAGTAAAAGTAATGAACATACCGGATTTAAAAGAGAAAGCTGCAACCGAGGATAATTTGTCGGAGGTAGGTATTAATTCTATTAAATTTATAGAAATTGTAGTTGAGCTTGAAAAGGAATTTGATGTTGAATTCGATGATGATGAATTGGATTTCAGGAGCTTTACCACAATCACAAGTATTTGTGACTATCTGGAAAGTCTGGATTAA
- a CDS encoding epoxyqueuosine reductase, with protein MKEIIKNIFTSLGSDVCGIAGIERFETAPKGFRPTDLYSKCKSVIVFGITLPKGLWEVEPRLMYEHFNTISCSMVDYIALSASSRMEKEFKCTCVPLPCDAPYNSWDEESMTGQGLLSMKHTAVAAGIGTLGKNTLLLNEVYGNRLTVGAILTDIELESDPYAKSICIEACTLCLDICAVNAINEDKVEQKKCRLNSYGKTKKGFDTVECNKCRTVCPVGKGLKRTV; from the coding sequence ATGAAGGAAATTATAAAGAATATTTTCACATCTTTAGGTTCGGATGTATGTGGAATAGCCGGTATTGAAAGGTTTGAAACCGCTCCGAAAGGATTTCGTCCAACAGATTTGTATAGCAAATGCAAATCGGTTATTGTTTTTGGTATTACTTTACCAAAGGGGTTATGGGAAGTAGAACCCCGACTCATGTATGAACATTTCAATACGATTAGTTGTTCCATGGTTGATTACATAGCTTTGTCCGCTTCAAGCAGAATGGAAAAAGAATTTAAATGTACTTGTGTTCCACTTCCATGTGATGCTCCATATAACTCATGGGATGAAGAATCCATGACAGGACAGGGGCTGCTTTCCATGAAGCATACGGCTGTGGCTGCCGGTATTGGTACTCTGGGAAAAAATACATTGCTATTGAATGAAGTATATGGCAACCGCTTAACTGTCGGGGCGATTTTAACCGATATTGAGCTTGAATCCGACCCTTACGCAAAAAGCATCTGTATTGAAGCATGTACACTTTGTCTGGATATATGTGCCGTTAATGCTATTAATGAAGACAAGGTAGAACAAAAAAAGTGCAGACTGAATTCATACGGAAAAACTAAAAAAGGTTTTGATACAGTTGAATGCAATAAATGCAGGACAGTCTGTCCTGTTGGAAAAGGTTTGAAACGCACTGTATAG
- a CDS encoding aminoacyl-histidine dipeptidase produces MTEILRNLQPIEVFKYFEKLTQIPRGSGNEKEVSDYLVSFAKEHQLEYVQDSALNVVLRKKATPGFENSPAVVLQGHMDMVCEKNKDIEHDFAKEPLKLRIIDDMIYATDTTLGGDNGIAVAMGLAILASNEYQHPPIELLVTTSEETGMDGAMALEPENIKGRILINIDSEEEGTLLVSCAGGRTAKTSIPAVWEAADANLVPYMIKIRGLKGGHSGMEIDKERGNSNKLMGRILMSILSKVDFRLSSLNGGSKHNAIPRETDAVILVRADDKALVEKKISECGKMFKTELRTPDPDIRVEFEVLSQPKEMLSKESTINAVNYLYLLINGVTSMSMDIKGLVESSLNLGVITTSKDCIEFVSSIRSSVRSLKNELTNRLIVTAELNGGSVVTESDYPEWAYNPDSKIRTVFEEVYEKMYKKEPQITAIHAGLECGLFAEKFEKLDVISFGPNLYDVHTPDEHMSISSVQRTWEFLLEVLKNIK; encoded by the coding sequence ATGACAGAAATACTTAGAAACTTACAACCTATTGAGGTATTTAAATACTTTGAAAAGCTTACGCAGATTCCAAGGGGATCAGGAAATGAAAAAGAGGTTAGCGATTATTTGGTATCCTTCGCAAAAGAGCATCAGTTGGAATATGTTCAGGACTCTGCATTAAATGTTGTTCTAAGAAAGAAAGCAACACCAGGATTCGAGAACAGCCCTGCTGTCGTTTTGCAAGGTCATATGGATATGGTATGTGAAAAGAATAAAGATATAGAGCATGATTTTGCAAAGGAACCACTAAAGTTAAGAATAATTGATGACATGATATATGCAACGGACACAACTTTAGGGGGGGATAATGGAATTGCGGTTGCCATGGGATTAGCAATTTTGGCTTCTAATGAATATCAACATCCACCTATAGAATTACTTGTTACCACTTCCGAAGAAACAGGAATGGATGGAGCCATGGCATTGGAACCTGAAAATATAAAAGGAAGAATACTTATTAACATAGATTCAGAAGAAGAGGGTACTCTATTAGTGAGCTGTGCCGGTGGACGTACAGCCAAAACATCAATTCCCGCAGTTTGGGAAGCAGCAGATGCAAACCTTGTTCCGTATATGATAAAAATTAGGGGCCTAAAGGGTGGACACTCCGGAATGGAGATAGATAAAGAAAGAGGAAACTCCAATAAACTAATGGGTCGTATACTTATGTCTATTTTATCTAAAGTAGATTTTAGACTTAGTTCATTAAATGGAGGTTCAAAACATAATGCAATTCCACGTGAGACAGATGCTGTTATTTTAGTAAGAGCTGATGATAAAGCCTTAGTTGAGAAAAAAATATCTGAATGTGGGAAAATGTTTAAAACTGAATTGAGAACACCAGACCCTGATATAAGAGTGGAATTTGAAGTTTTATCTCAACCCAAAGAAATGCTTTCAAAAGAATCAACTATTAATGCAGTTAATTATTTATACCTGCTGATAAATGGAGTTACTTCCATGAGCATGGATATTAAGGGCTTAGTTGAAAGCTCCTTGAACCTTGGAGTAATTACGACTTCAAAAGATTGTATAGAATTCGTAAGCTCAATCAGAAGTTCAGTTCGAAGTTTAAAGAATGAATTAACTAATAGACTTATTGTAACCGCAGAACTAAACGGTGGAAGTGTTGTTACGGAATCAGATTACCCTGAATGGGCATATAATCCTGATTCCAAAATAAGAACAGTTTTCGAAGAAGTATATGAAAAAATGTACAAAAAGGAGCCTCAAATAACTGCAATACATGCTGGCCTTGAGTGCGGACTGTTTGCTGAAAAATTTGAGAAACTTGATGTGATTTCATTTGGGCCAAATCTGTATGACGTTCACACTCCCGATGAGCACATGAGTATTTCTTCGGTTCAGAGGACGTGGGAATTCTTATTGGAAGTACTAAAGAATATAAAATAA
- a CDS encoding oligopeptide transporter, OPT family: MDKKLSKDAYGGVNGKDYVPYVSDGSKSGGNISVLIIGIILAVLFTASTAYSGMKSGLTVAAGIPGSIIGSAFIAVFAKHKGILGKNLVQGMSSGGESVASGVIFVLPAVLLIGFKITFLEGFIVSAGGVLFGVGIAALVHNYLIVEEHGKLMYPESTAISETLVASEGAGESMKFMGIGFGIGGIIIVITSSFLNVANNVISYVNEAFYKWKFEIEVNPLLLGIGFIVGMEVSVAMFAGSILSNFGITPLIGYFAELGKQGANVWNNPDVAINSMQVKHIAGSYVKYMGAGMMLSGGLIGALKLIPTIISSIKETLNAKNSKSGESSSIESLILIGGIIVGFIGGFVISRGNILMAITASILSLFLSLLFVIVAGRLTGTIGTSNLPVSGMTIASIVIVTLLFVILGWKNTENNKSLLLFGTFIVTAIAMAGGYTQSQKVTFLIGGSKNEMQKYFTIAGVVGTAVVIGTILLLSNQLVMTGDNVAFALPQANLMATLTAGIMSGKLPWVMVIAGAVMGVVLFLLRLSVMTVAIGFYLPISTTSIILIGALVRFFVEKASKSEQEKDARVSNGISLSSGLVAGGSIIGLIGIILQVTGVIKGAGPSGFVASNGMAFIILIVLVLATILPILKAKVENAEK; encoded by the coding sequence ATGGATAAAAAGTTATCAAAAGATGCTTATGGTGGCGTAAATGGTAAAGACTATGTGCCGTATGTTTCAGATGGTTCTAAATCAGGTGGGAATATTTCTGTATTAATAATCGGTATTATTTTAGCTGTTTTATTCACGGCATCTACTGCCTATTCAGGGATGAAATCCGGACTTACAGTTGCTGCCGGTATACCCGGTTCTATAATAGGTTCAGCGTTTATAGCAGTCTTCGCCAAGCATAAAGGTATTCTTGGAAAAAACTTAGTTCAAGGAATGTCAAGTGGTGGGGAATCTGTCGCTAGTGGTGTTATATTTGTTTTACCCGCAGTTCTTTTAATAGGCTTTAAAATTACATTCCTGGAGGGGTTTATTGTTAGTGCGGGAGGAGTGTTATTTGGTGTAGGAATAGCTGCTCTTGTTCATAATTACTTAATTGTTGAAGAACACGGTAAATTAATGTATCCGGAGTCAACGGCTATATCTGAAACTCTTGTAGCCTCAGAAGGTGCCGGGGAATCAATGAAGTTTATGGGCATTGGATTCGGTATTGGCGGAATAATAATTGTTATAACCAGTTCATTTTTGAATGTAGCCAACAACGTTATTAGCTATGTAAATGAAGCCTTCTACAAGTGGAAATTTGAAATAGAAGTAAACCCTCTATTATTAGGAATAGGATTTATTGTTGGGATGGAAGTTTCGGTAGCTATGTTTGCAGGCTCAATATTATCTAATTTCGGTATTACACCTTTAATCGGTTATTTCGCTGAGCTTGGAAAACAAGGTGCAAATGTATGGAATAACCCTGACGTTGCTATTAACAGCATGCAAGTTAAGCATATCGCAGGTAGTTATGTAAAATACATGGGTGCAGGTATGATGCTTTCAGGTGGTTTAATAGGGGCTTTAAAACTTATACCTACCATAATATCATCTATAAAAGAAACTCTTAATGCCAAGAATTCTAAAAGCGGTGAGTCTTCATCTATTGAAAGTTTGATATTAATAGGTGGTATTATAGTTGGATTTATAGGTGGTTTTGTAATTTCAAGAGGTAATATATTAATGGCAATAACGGCATCTATTTTGTCATTATTCTTATCATTACTATTTGTCATAGTTGCGGGTCGTTTAACAGGTACCATAGGAACTTCTAACCTACCTGTATCCGGTATGACCATAGCTTCTATAGTTATTGTAACATTACTATTCGTTATATTGGGATGGAAAAATACTGAGAATAACAAGTCCTTACTTTTATTTGGTACATTCATAGTTACCGCTATAGCCATGGCTGGAGGTTATACCCAATCACAAAAAGTTACTTTTTTAATTGGCGGCAGTAAAAATGAAATGCAGAAATACTTTACTATAGCTGGTGTAGTTGGTACTGCTGTAGTTATTGGAACTATATTATTACTTTCCAACCAATTAGTAATGACCGGTGATAACGTTGCTTTTGCACTACCTCAAGCTAATTTAATGGCAACCTTGACAGCTGGTATAATGTCAGGTAAATTACCATGGGTTATGGTTATAGCTGGTGCTGTTATGGGAGTTGTTTTATTCTTGTTGAGGCTTTCTGTAATGACAGTAGCAATTGGTTTCTATTTGCCAATATCTACAACCTCTATAATTTTAATAGGTGCATTAGTTAGATTTTTTGTTGAAAAAGCTAGTAAATCTGAACAAGAAAAAGATGCAAGGGTTTCAAATGGTATAAGCTTGTCTTCCGGACTTGTTGCCGGAGGGTCTATAATAGGACTGATAGGCATAATACTGCAAGTTACAGGAGTTATAAAGGGAGCTGGTCCAAGTGGATTTGTTGCTTCTAACGGAATGGCATTTATAATATTGATAGTACTGGTATTAGCTACAATACTACCTATTCTAAAAGCTAAGGTGGAAAATGCTGAGAAATAG